The sequence below is a genomic window from Lolium perenne isolate Kyuss_39 chromosome 4, Kyuss_2.0, whole genome shotgun sequence.
CACTTTCTTCATAGGCGATCCAAAATTACTCATGTTTGATATGTAATTTgtctttattgttttttttacttTTGTTATACCCGAGACTCGGGAATAGCTATGTGTATCTTGGTTAGGCAAAGGCCAGATATAATTGCTTGAATTTAAGTAATAAAATGCTTATTATAAAAAAAGGAGCTACTGTGGAGCAACGTAGAAAACCATAGCCGCACACGCGCCTACAGGTCAACACGCCATGAAGGAATTAAACGAGCTAGCTATCTAGACGAACAGCCGGAGCAGAACGGGCGGCGCCACGGCGGCGGCCTCGTCGCGGTGCCGGCGCATGTGGCCGCCGAGCGCCTGGCCCATCTCGAACTCAAGCCCGCATACGTTGCACTGGTGTACCACTGCCGGCTTCTGATCATCCGTAGAAGTAGTCTAATTGGGCTTGTCGGAGTAGTGATCTCCGGCGAGCGCGAGCGCGAGCCCATGCCGGGCGCGGAGGTGGCTGGTCCTGTGCCCCCCGAGAGCCTGGAAAGTTGGGAAGGATCGGCTGCACGTCTTGCACACGAACTCCCGTGATCCGGCCGCAGCTGCGCGGCGCAGCTTCTTATTGCCCTGGGCCACGGCGCAGAGGGAGAGCGAGAGAGGGACACGGCTTGCTCTGATGCCGCTCTCTGGTGCTTCATGAACGTGCTGCTTAGGATCTATTCGAAGAAGGAACCGAGTAGTATAATTGATTCGGCGAGGTCAAGAATCTGTGCGAGGTGATCGCTGGCGGGAAGTGAAGGAGCTTGGTATAGACACTGGACTGGATGGATTCAGAAGAAGCCGGAAGGTTTGTT
It includes:
- the LOC127292113 gene encoding uncharacterized protein codes for the protein INYTTRFLLRIDPKQHVHEAPESGIRASRVPLSLSLCAVAQGNKKLRRAAAAGSREFVCKTCSRSFPTFQALGGHRTSHLRARHGLALALAGDHYSDKPNCNVCGLEFEMGQALGGHMRRHRDEAAAVAPPVLLRLFV